Sequence from the Nocardiopsis sp. YSL2 genome:
CGGCCTACCTGCGCCATGACGGCATCGAGCGGTTGGCCCGGCCCCTGCTGCGCCACCTGACGGAGGCCACCGGCGCCACCGCACACCTGGGCGTGCTGCACGGCGCCGACACCCTGTACCTGCTCAAGGAGCAGCCCCCGCACGCGCCCACGCTCATCACGGGGGTGGGGGTCCGCCTGCCCGCGCACCTGACCGCGTCGGGGCGGGCCATGCTCGCCCGGCTCCCCCGCGCCCAGGTGCGCGCCCTGTACCCGGACACGGCGGCGTTCACCGACCGCACCGGCCGGGGCCCCGCCGACCCCGGGGAGCTGCGCCGTGTGCTGGAGGAGGAGGCCCGCCAGGGCTGGTCGATCGAGGAGGGCCAGGTCACCGAGGGCTTCGTGTCGGTGGCGGCGGCCGCCCTGGACCACAACGGCCGACCCGCCGCGGCGATCAGCCTCACCGTGCCGAGCGCGCGGCCGGTCACCCCGCTGGCGCTCGCCGGGCGGGTCCGCGACGCCGCGGCCGAGCTCACCCGCCGGCTCGGCGGCCGGAGGTCAGTCGAGGCTCAGCGGTGAGCGCTCCACGACCGAGGGCAGCGGCGCCGTCCGCTCGATCATCCGCAGGATCTTCTCCTTGTGGTCCCGGGGGACCTGGACGTAGAACTGCGTGGGGGCGTCCACCACGGTCAGGCCCAGGCTCTCCGCGGACTCGGCCCACGTGGGCAGTTCCTCGTCCGTGCGGTAGGTGTCCAGGACGAACTCGATGAAGTAGGTGCGGCGGCGGTCACCGGTGTGGTCCTCGCGCACCCGCCGGATCTCGTTCCACCCGATGAACGTGCCCTCGCCGGGGAACCACCACTTGCGCTCCTGGAGCACGATGACGCCGTCGCTGTCGGCGCTGATGCCCTGGCGGGTGATGCGCTGCGGGAGGCCGCGCAGCAGGACGATGTTGCTCCCGGGACCGACGAAGGCCATGGTCAGGGCCGCGGCCGCCCACAGCGTCACCGATCCGACCGTGTAGTCCTGGCGCAGCACGTTCCACAGCAGCGAACCCAGCACCACGAGGAAGCCCGCGGTGAGGACGCCCGAGAGGTAGGCCGCCGCCATCCACATCCGCGCGTTGGGTCCGCGCAGGCTCACGTACCGGCGCAGGTGGGAGACGCTGCCGGAGGTGTGCGTGAGATCCGAGGGGAGGCCCCGCAGGACCGGGGGGTCGTCCGAGGGTTCGGGGGAAGCCATGCCCCCATTGTTCCAACTCTCCGGTGTGGTCGGTGCCGCGGTGCCCGTGGACCGCCGTGTCCGTCTCCGAACGATCGCACCGAAGGCCGGGCGTCGCCCGACTCGCCCCGCTAGAGTCCCGTCCATGAGGCGCAATACGAGGGAGTACGACACCGAACTGCGGGTCGACGACGAGGTCGTGGTCCTGGACGGGGTGCCCTACCAGGGGCGGACCGTCCTGAGAGAGGGACCGGACGCGTTCGCGCCCCTCGAGCGCTGGGCCAAGGGGGTGGCCGAGGTCCTGGGAGAACCGGTGACCTGGCGCGCCTCGCTCAAGGGCGATCTGGCCGCGCGCGGAACCGTCCAGCCGGGCCCCGGCTCTCAGAACCTGCGCGCGCTCTGAGCGCCGCACTTGGCGCACTGGAACTTGCGGTCGTCGCCGAGAATCCAGTCATGGTCGCCGCCGGTCGGGCACGTGGACATCGACACCATCTCCTCATGAGGGGCTGTTGGGGGTGCGTGGCGATCACCCTAATTCGCTCTCGCCACACCAGTCCCGCGAATGAGGAACTACCGGTCAGCTTTCACGTCCGTGCTCGTGGCCGCGCGTGTCCGGGCCCGCGATCGGCGCCGCGGCGGCGGACCCGCCGCGCCCATGAGCGCCCACGCCCGCCGACGCTCCCCGCACAGACCGGGGCCCGTCGCGGTGAACGCGACGGGCCCCGGTGACGGGCCGGACCGGGCGGCGCCGGTCGGGTCCTCGGGCGTGTGTGGTGGATGCCGCCCGTCCCGAGCGGCGCATCCACACGCCCTAATTCTGGGCGGCCTTCATGTGGGCCTCCACCGCCGCACGGTCGGCGCGCAGCTTGGCCAGGGCCTCATCGAGGATGAGCTTGCCCTCCTCCTCGCTGCGGCGCTCCTTCACGTAGGCCAGGTGCGTCTTGTAGGGCTCGGTACGCGGCGGCGACGGGGGGTTCGCCTTGTCCTTGCCCGCGGGGAATCCGCAACGGGGACAGTCCCACTCGTCGGGGACCGCGGCTTCGCTCGCGAAGCTGGGCACGACCTCGTGCAAGTTCGCACAGTAGAACGGAACCCGCACGCGCGGGGCGGCCTCGCCCCGCTCCGCCTCGCCCATGGGGCCGGCTCCGACTCGGCTGCCACGGATGGCACTGCCACTACCCACGAAAAACTCCTTCGGCGAACTCGCTCACCGACACTCGGGCGAGCTTGACTGTGGACGGGGGGGTGCCTGCGTCTCGCCGGCTACATGCCCCGGTTGATCAACAGGCCGAGGGCGACGATGGCGAGGATCCAGACGATCCCGACAGCGATGGTCATGCGGTCGAGGTTGCGCTCGACGACCGACGAGCCCCCGAGGGAGGACATGACGCCTCCACCGAACATGTCGGACAGGCCGCCGCCCTTTCCCTTGTGCATGAGCACCAGGAAGATCAGCGCCGCGCTGAGAAGCATCACGAAGATGGACAGACCGAGGATCACACGCTCACCCGTAGCTCGACCCCGCAGCGGGGGAATGGACACCTCGGCCCCCCATTCACCACCCGTACCAGCGGCGGTGCTCGGCACCGGCCTGGCCGGTTCGGATCACGGAAGGAGGAGACCGGGGACGTTTTCGGATTTTACCGTGCCCATGGCGGCACGGGAGGGGAAACCGCGAGGCACGGAAATCCCCTCAGCGCAGTCTAGCCCGACCACGGCACTCGTCAGGCCCCGCCCTCCCCGGACCGCGGCCCGGGGAGGGCGGTGTCGCAGGTCACGCCTACTGGTCGCCGAACCGGATGATCTTGACGAACTCGTCCGCCTTCAGGCAGGCACCGCCGACCAGGGCGCCGTCGACGTCGTCCTTGGCCATGATGCCGGGGGCGTTGCCGCCCTTGACCGAACCGCCGTAGAGCACGCGCACCGCGCCCGCGACCTCGGGAGAGTACAGCTCGGACAGGCGCACCCGGATGGCCGCGCACACCTCCTGGGCGTCCTCGGGAGTCGCGACCTCTCCGGTGCCGATCGCCCACACGGGCTCGTAGGCCACGACGATCCGTTCGGCCTGCTCGGCCGTGATGCCCTTCAGCGCGCCGTCGAGCTGCGCCAGGACGTGCTCGACCTGGCGGCCCTGCTTGCGCACCTCCAGGCCCTCGCCCACGCACAGGATCGGCACGATGCCGTTCTTGAACGCCGCCTGGACCTTCGCGTTGACCAGGGCTTCGTCCTCCTGGTGGTACTCGCGGCGCTCGGAGTGGCCGACCAGCACGTAACCGCAGTCCAG
This genomic interval carries:
- a CDS encoding IclR family transcriptional regulator, with the protein product MSFVPAATRAMRVLRFLASRPGPVSAAAIAVELDVPRSSVYQLLEAMAQEGFVTHLPEERRWGLGVAAFEIGSAYLRHDGIERLARPLLRHLTEATGATAHLGVLHGADTLYLLKEQPPHAPTLITGVGVRLPAHLTASGRAMLARLPRAQVRALYPDTAAFTDRTGRGPADPGELRRVLEEEARQGWSIEEGQVTEGFVSVAAAALDHNGRPAAAISLTVPSARPVTPLALAGRVRDAAAELTRRLGGRRSVEAQR
- a CDS encoding RNA polymerase-binding protein RbpA, which produces MGSGSAIRGSRVGAGPMGEAERGEAAPRVRVPFYCANLHEVVPSFASEAAVPDEWDCPRCGFPAGKDKANPPSPPRTEPYKTHLAYVKERRSEEEGKLILDEALAKLRADRAAVEAHMKAAQN
- the secG gene encoding preprotein translocase subunit SecG, producing MILGLSIFVMLLSAALIFLVLMHKGKGGGLSDMFGGGVMSSLGGSSVVERNLDRMTIAVGIVWILAIVALGLLINRGM
- the tpiA gene encoding triose-phosphate isomerase; the encoded protein is MSKRLPLIAGNWKMNNNHLEAIALVQKLAFGLNDKDYDNAEVVVLPPFTDLRSVQTLVDGDKLRIGYGAQDISAHDKGAYTGEISGAMLSKLDCGYVLVGHSERREYHQEDEALVNAKVQAAFKNGIVPILCVGEGLEVRKQGRQVEHVLAQLDGALKGITAEQAERIVVAYEPVWAIGTGEVATPEDAQEVCAAIRVRLSELYSPEVAGAVRVLYGGSVKGGNAPGIMAKDDVDGALVGGACLKADEFVKIIRFGDQ